A stretch of the Porifericola rhodea genome encodes the following:
- a CDS encoding RtcB family protein, whose translation MEITGKTLVALGYQPGKWFKEAIIYANQHQLEGEQLTNYLDSVKPIHQPLHTETVDLKINIHADNDQEQGNVDAVVASMRKLLRTPTMVKGAVMPDACPTGPIGTIPVGGVAVAKNAIHPGMHSADICCSVMLTDVGMIDPKKVLDQAQQVTHFGFGGRSYDKQFLLPTRLKNSFKDNPLLNKEKMLEMAQSHLGTQGDGNHFLFVGKSAKTGHTMMVTHHGSRGVGAMLYSQGMKIAENFRKQISPETLKQNAWIPFDTEEGKQYWQALQTIRAWTKLNHSMLHDATLHGLRVQGYDRYWNEHNFVFQVGSTSDEPLFYHAKGATPLDEKFLPDSTGPRLVPLNMAEPVLIVQGATTKDNLGFAPHGAGRNISRSAHKREKQGQTELQIFQEETEGIDVRFFSGEIDISELPSAYKNAQTVRSQMQTYGLGDVIDEVLPYGSIMAGDWQKNAPWKRRKKNKKKKQQCAK comes from the coding sequence ATGGAAATCACTGGAAAGACATTAGTTGCATTAGGCTATCAGCCAGGAAAATGGTTTAAAGAAGCCATAATTTATGCCAATCAGCATCAACTAGAAGGAGAACAGCTAACAAATTATCTGGATAGTGTCAAACCAATCCACCAGCCTCTACATACTGAAACTGTTGATTTGAAGATCAATATTCACGCGGATAATGATCAAGAGCAAGGAAATGTTGATGCCGTGGTAGCTTCTATGAGAAAATTATTACGTACTCCAACAATGGTTAAAGGTGCCGTTATGCCAGATGCTTGCCCAACCGGACCCATTGGTACTATTCCGGTAGGTGGTGTAGCTGTAGCTAAGAATGCTATTCATCCCGGTATGCACTCTGCTGACATATGTTGTTCTGTTATGTTAACCGATGTGGGGATGATTGATCCTAAAAAGGTACTAGATCAGGCTCAACAAGTAACCCATTTCGGATTTGGGGGACGAAGCTATGATAAGCAATTTTTACTGCCTACTCGCCTAAAGAATAGCTTTAAAGACAACCCCCTGCTAAATAAAGAGAAGATGCTTGAAATGGCTCAATCACACTTGGGTACGCAAGGTGATGGAAATCACTTTCTGTTCGTAGGTAAGTCGGCTAAGACCGGGCATACCATGATGGTGACCCATCACGGATCACGGGGTGTAGGAGCTATGCTGTACAGTCAAGGAATGAAGATTGCTGAAAACTTCCGGAAGCAAATTTCTCCCGAAACGCTCAAGCAAAATGCCTGGATTCCTTTCGATACCGAAGAAGGCAAACAGTACTGGCAGGCCCTGCAAACCATTCGAGCCTGGACGAAACTAAACCATAGCATGCTGCACGATGCCACCTTACACGGTTTAAGGGTACAAGGGTATGATCGCTATTGGAACGAACATAACTTCGTTTTTCAAGTCGGATCGACAAGCGATGAGCCCCTATTTTATCATGCCAAAGGAGCCACTCCATTAGATGAGAAATTTTTGCCCGATAGTACGGGGCCTCGTCTAGTTCCGTTGAATATGGCCGAACCAGTATTAATAGTTCAGGGGGCAACTACGAAGGATAATTTGGGATTCGCCCCACACGGTGCGGGTCGTAATATTAGCCGTAGTGCGCATAAGCGGGAAAAGCAGGGACAAACGGAGTTACAAATCTTTCAAGAAGAAACGGAAGGAATTGACGTACGCTTTTTCTCAGGTGAGATAGACATCTCTGAGTTGCCGTCTGCTTATAAAAACGCACAGACAGTACGATCGCAAATGCAAACCTATGGGTTGGGAGACGTGATTGATGAGGTGCTTCCTTACGGTAGTATTATGGCGGGAGATTGGCAGAAAAATGCTCCCTGGAAGCGAAGAAAGAAAAATAAGAAGAAAAAACAGCAGTGCGCAAAATAA
- a CDS encoding helix-turn-helix transcriptional regulator: protein MMRSDKLGYNAPIEVYDKKYYRYADPAYSITDIPLSDTDMQVLSETVEMLKQFKDFSLFSELGGIIQRLEDKVYTEKTRQPAVIHLDKNENLKGLSHLDSLYQAIIKKVVLIITYQSFTAKMASNLTFHPFILKEYNNRWFLVGRSKEKGPVITLALDRIIEINYDLHTPYLEEDFDGDTYYQNTIGVTVLHPNSVREVILRINPLNAPYVLTKPFHTSQKLLKTLNDSSITVSIKVHLNFELERLILGFGDSVEVIKPQKLRNRIKNKLSYALNYYQ from the coding sequence ATGATGCGAAGTGATAAGTTAGGCTATAATGCTCCTATTGAGGTGTATGACAAAAAGTACTACAGATATGCTGACCCAGCGTACTCTATTACTGATATTCCGCTATCGGATACTGATATGCAGGTATTATCAGAAACGGTAGAAATGCTGAAGCAATTCAAAGATTTTTCTCTTTTCTCAGAGCTAGGAGGTATCATTCAACGATTAGAGGATAAAGTATACACGGAAAAAACCAGACAGCCAGCGGTGATTCATTTAGATAAAAATGAAAATCTTAAAGGTTTGTCTCATCTAGATTCTCTCTATCAGGCAATTATCAAGAAGGTTGTTCTCATCATTACGTATCAGTCATTTACGGCCAAAATGGCGTCTAATCTAACCTTCCACCCCTTCATTTTGAAAGAATATAATAACCGCTGGTTCTTAGTGGGAAGGTCAAAAGAGAAAGGGCCAGTGATTACCCTCGCCCTAGATCGCATTATTGAGATCAATTACGATCTCCACACTCCCTACTTAGAAGAAGATTTTGACGGAGATACGTACTATCAAAATACAATTGGGGTAACTGTACTGCATCCCAATTCGGTACGAGAAGTCATTTTACGGATCAACCCGCTCAATGCCCCTTATGTATTAACAAAACCTTTTCATACTTCTCAAAAGCTACTTAAAACCTTAAATGATAGTAGCATAACCGTTAGCATCAAGGTACATCTCAATTTTGAATTAGAACGACTGATACTTGGATTCGGTGATTCTGTTGAGGTAATTAAGCCGCAAAAATTAAGAAACCGTATCAAGAATAAGCTTAGCTATGCTCTTAATTATTATCAGTAA
- a CDS encoding MbcA/ParS/Xre antitoxin family protein encodes MDILTHIEAGVSSEQVRDFQQKFSLTAQDMAFLMTLSRKGYYNLLEQKKLGRQQTERFLRIQQVYEQAMETLESVENIHRWMHTYHAYLQRVPFEILDTFAGCREVESELIRLDHGVLS; translated from the coding sequence ATGGACATTCTTACCCATATTGAAGCTGGTGTCTCATCTGAGCAAGTTCGTGATTTTCAGCAAAAGTTTTCGCTTACTGCTCAGGACATGGCTTTTCTGATGACTCTAAGCCGAAAGGGATACTATAACTTGTTGGAACAAAAAAAACTAGGACGGCAGCAAACTGAGCGATTCTTACGTATTCAACAGGTGTATGAGCAGGCAATGGAAACGCTGGAGTCGGTAGAGAATATTCACCGATGGATGCATACCTACCATGCCTACCTTCAGCGGGTACCTTTTGAGATATTAGATACCTTTGCTGGATGCCGGGAAGTGGAGTCCGAACTGATCCGCCTGGATCATGGAGTACTGAGCTAA